The genomic region GGTCCTATATTTCCAAAACCAAAACCCACAAATTTGGCCCGTTGGAGATGAAAACTGCAGATATAGGACTGAAACTGGAAGATAGAACCTCTGTTGGAGTTGCCCTAATCTCCATTTGTGTTAACATATTCTTTCAAACAAAGAATTAAATAAGTCCTTAAAGAGTTAAAATTAAGAGGAGAAGGTAAATTGTGATCCGCCAAACATTACTAGTGCCATAACAAGATTGAAAGAGAAAATTAAGGTCTTCCAATCTTGAGTTACAAATGGCACAAGAACTATCTAAACCATATGTTTGGCTATGGTAGGTAAATGAGCTTCAGTGGTCGGTAAACGGGCACTTGACCTGATGTCACACTCTCATAAAAGATGGAAGGTGTGGCAATCAAAATTAAGGTTGACCTATTAACTGAGCAATCAAAATTAAGGTTGGCCCACTTCTCGAAAATGACCATTTGATAACTTTAGAGCTTTTAGTGGGGTTGCAAGTAGAAAGGCTATTTTCACCTATTTAAGAATCACCAACAACAACGGTAGCATAAACAATGAAAGCTGGAGTGAATTGAGCAAATCAGAAAATGTGGTTGTTTTGGGCTTTTCAAATCTGCCATCACACTATAATCTCCAATTGTGTTAACATATTCTTTTTCAAACAAAGAATTAAGTTAGTCCTCAAAGAGTTGAAATTAAGAGGAGAAGGTAAATTGCGGTCCGCCAAACATTACTAGTGCCAAAACAAGATTGAAAGAGATGATTAAGGTATTCCAAGCTTGAGTTACAAATGGCATAAGAACTATCTAAACCATTCATAACTGAGAGAAAACAGATCGAGTTTCTTTTGCCTCTTACAAGCCGCGAGACAGACATTCTGATTTTAGGATGATTTTTCAGATTCCATGAAGCGTTTGATTATATTCATATGCGAGTTTTGTTTGTTCCTAATATATTTTTAAATTCAGGGTGACCTGTAAAATTCAAGGGAATCTTGAGATGGACATGTAATGTGACATTGATGAAGTTTTTTATATGATCAAAACTAAACATATTATCATGAAGGTTTTATTTTTTCCCTTTTACGTTTAGAGCTCCACCATTGTTTTGATTCATGAAATTTAAGTCAAGATCACTACATGGATCTTATCACTATCTCAAACTCTCAACAATATGATTGATATACATGGTCGCATCGCTTAGGCCATAATCTTGGAGCACAAGCATGCACCATGATTCCTTTGAAGTGCGCACTTCCTAATGTAAACTCTCCCCAACCCAAAAAACCAAAAAAGGAGAAAGAAACCAAAAACTCGCCCACGCGCTCCCAGCCGTCGCAATCCGCCACTCGAGTTCCGTCACGCCACAGCTAACGTCCGTCTGCGCCACGTGGACAAGTCCTATGGCTACGAAAGGAAGGCCTTTCCTACTGCCCACTCGTTTCAATCAGAAATGGCGGTAGTAGCTCTCTTCGTCACGGCGACGAAGCTCGCCGGATTATTGGCCACCGTCACCGTCGCCGCCAATGTCTTCTCTTTCTCTCGCTACCGCAAGCAGAACCTCCGCCCGTTCCGCTCCCCGATTAACGAGTCCGACGACACTCTCGCCGACTTCAATCTCAACGGTACACTCCTTTTTCACTCTCAAATTTCTCACTACTCACTTCAAATCGCTACCTTAGGGTTACATATACTCATATGTAAATGATTAACATGTTCCGAATGATTTAGATTAATATTTACTGAAATTAGTGGAGTAGTAACACAGTTGCTCCTAATTTTATTTTATTTTATTTTTTTGTTGTTTAGAATTTTGCTTTATCACTGTTTGATATTGGAGTATAACTTTGGTGTTGTGTGTTTGTTCATCCATATATTTGGAAATTAATTACCTAAGCATTCGCTAATAGCGAGTTTTGTAGCTTTTCTTTTGTTGAATGGGGTTTAGAGGCCAGGTTTGGTTACTTGAAGCTTGAAATTTGCTTTATAAAGCACCTGAGTTTGATTGAGATAACATTTTTTTTTTTTGAAGTATTATTGTCATGATAGTGATTTGTATTGGTTCAAGTTTGGTGGATGAGAAATCGAAACTCGGAAGCACTTGGTGTGTTTGTGCATTTTTGGATGAATTGAATTTGATAGTATAAGTGCTTTGTTGTGTTATTATGTGCAGAAGGGGAAGATGGGTTCTTCTTTGGGTTGGCGACGGCTCCAGCGCATGTTGAAGACAAGCTAGATGATGCTTGGCTTCAGTTTGCGCAAGAAAATCCTTGTGACAAAGTAGAGTCGGAAGGTGATCGGCAACCAGCTGATGCTATGATGGGTTCTGCTACTGCCGATGGTGGGTCTCAGGCAGCTCCGCCGTCGGGAAAACCTAAGAAAAAGAAGAAGCCTCTTAAGATAGCTATGGAAGCCATGATTAGAGGGTATGCAAAGTATGTTGAAGGAGATACAGGAGAAGAAGACGAAGAAAAACCTGCCCCGACTGAAGAATGCCATCATAAAGTAGCTGCATGGCACAATGTTGAGCACCCGTAAGCCTGGATTCATATCTACATTACTTTAAATTTAAGTATATTGCAAAAAGTTATGTCTCAATTGGATTCTTCTTAAATTGATCACAGAGAGGAGAGGATAAAGTTTTGGTCTGATCCTGATACAGAGCTAAAACTGGCTAAAGATACTGGTGTCAGTGTCTTTCGAATGGGAATCGATTGGTCACGAGTCATGCCAAAGGAGCCGCTCAATGGGCTTGCAGAAACTGTAAGTCTGGTTCTGACTGTGTGTACTTGACAAGCAATTGGTGTATTGATATACAATTGGATTAAATCTAGATAGGCAGACATTTGCATTTGTACAGGATTTAGTTTAATCTTCAAGGTTCTTGCGTTGCTAATATTTTGATAAGGATGTTATGTTTAGAGTTACTTTCTCTATTTCTGGAGCTTGTAGCTGAATTCAATTGCATTAATGTGCTTTTCAAGTAGACCACTGCATTGATGAATTTTAAGTGGACGCCATTAGTTTTGGACTGAGTTTGGATGCATGATATTATTCTCTAGGTTAACTATGCTGCATTGGAGCGATACAAGTGGATCATCAGCAGGGTTCGTTCATACGGAATGAAGGTGATGTTGACTCTCTTCCATCACTCATTGCCACCATGGGCGGGAGAATATGGAGGGTGGAAATCGGAAAAGACAGTTGGTTATTTCTTGGATTTCACGAGGTGAATCTTTGATTTGGTGGTAGACTTACAGTAGTTTTCTACAGTTCTGATGGCTTGCATTACTTGCCACTGTTGTCTGGGCTCACTAGTAATTGATTTTGTTTTGTGGTCATTTGTTTATCAAGTCATATTTCTTACATTTCACTTTTTGATTAATCTTGTTGTTTTTCTCTTTTTTGCAGGCTTGTTGTTGACAGTGTATCAGATATGATAGACTATTGGATACCATTCAATGAGCCTCATGTCTTCTGTATGCTTACTTATTGTGCGGGTGCATGGCCTGGTGGCCATCCTGACATGCTGGAGGCTGCGACTTCTGCTCTACCAACTGGTGTTTTCATGCAGGCCATGCATTGGATGGCCATTGCACACTTAAAGGCCTATGACTATATCCATGAGAAAAGGTCTATGCTTCATATAAGTTTATTTAAGAGAGGAAATGCTTAAATAATCTAACATGTATGTGTCTATTGCCTGCATTACTGACTAGTCAACATTCAACAATTCATGTCAATAATGCTTTAATCCTTTCTGAGTGGATATGCAGGTGACTTTTTACACTTCAGAAAGTTATGTGTAGAATGTTAAATTGGTTTTTTTTTTTCCTGAAATCTTTGTTCCTTCTTATCTTCATCAGTACCTCATCAAAGCCATTAGTTGGAGTGGCACACCATGTCTCATTTATGCGGCCATATGGTCTCTTTGATGTTCCTTCTGTTTTACTGGCCAACTCCATGACCATCTTCCCATACGTGGATAGTATTTCTGACAAGTTGGACTTTATTGGCATAAACTACTACGGACAGGTTTTCTCTCTAATTGAGTAAAGTGCTATTTTTCATGTTTCATGTATGATATACAGATCAAGATGACTCAACTGTGACCTTATTATTCTGCCCATTAGGAAGTGGTGTGTGGTGCTGGATTGAAGCTAGTAGAGACTGATGAATATAGTGAATCTGGACGTGGGATATACCCAGATGGTTTGTACCGCATGCTGCTTCAGTTCAATGACAGATACAAACATCTAAACGTACCTTTCATAATCACTGAAAATGGGGTATCTGATAAGACAGATATAATCCGTCGGCCTTACCTGCTAGAGCATTTGCTTGCTGTTCATGCAGCCAAGATCATGGTAATCCCCATCACACTTGGTTGTTTTTCAAATTTAGTTTTTCGTATATTTGGTGATGATGGTTTGGTTTGTAGGGAGTTCGTGTTCTTGGTTATATGTTTTGGACTATATCTGATAACTGGGAGTGGGCAGATGGGTATGGACCCAAGTTTGGACTGGTAGCAGTTGATCGTTCCAAAGATCTTGCCCGGATCCCACGCCCTTCCTACCATCTATTTACTAAGGTTAACGATTTCATCGCTGCTCTGAAGCTTCATTTCTCTTCAGCTACCCACCCCAAAACTAGAGCCTTAATTGTACCACATTAAAAGTTTTATCAACTGTTTCCATTTCAGGTCGTAACAACAGGTAAAATTACACGTTATGACCGGGCACGTGCATGGCACCAACTCCAAATAGCTGCTAGAGCAAAGGAAACACGATCCTTTTATCGGGCTGTTAATAAAAATGGTTTGATGTATGCAGGTAAATCATGCAGCTTAAAATTATTTTGGTTTTAAGTTACCTCCAATTTTTTTTCCACCTTAAATCAAAGAGGATGCATTATTTTGTACAAACAATCCATCAATATAACCTATGACAAACTAAATATTCATACTGAAATGACTATCTCTGGCGAGTATGCACCTCTTTGGTATCCTTCTTTAAATGTGAACCGCAACACCTTGCAAGTCAGTTTCACAAAAGATCTACCACTGGTTTGGCCATGCAATGGGGGTCAGGTCTACAGATGATATCACTGATGTGTAAAGCTCTACCCAGTCGGATTTTCATCTATCACTGATGTCAGAAGCTACCCTAGGTTCAAACAGAACCTTGTGGTAGCCACCTAGAAATGATGGTTCAGTTCCTAAGTTAGGGGCTTTAGTCTTGGTACCATTGATACTGCAAGAAGAAATTTATTGTGATGCATGCAGAAGTTCACTCTTATTCCGCATTGTTTTTTTTCTTTTTCTTTTTATGTACTTTTATATCCTCATTTTTCATACCTGTATTTTTTTCCCCTTAACAGGAGGCCTTGATGAACCTATACAGAGACCCTATGTTGAAAGAGATTGGCGATTCGGACACTATGAGATGGAAGGTCTTCAGGACCCTCTATGTCGCTTGTGGAGATTCATGACCCGACCTGCGACTGCCACCCTAAATTTCAGGAAAAGGAAACCCCAGATGAATGAGGAGGATGAAGCTCTGTTGGCTATCCAGTAAGGCGTAAACTCCGAACTCAAGTATGAGCGTCTTCTGTGATTGTGCATATTTGTGATGGTTCCGTATTGTTTATCTTACAAGCCTTTCAGACACTAGGCCTCGCTTGGAAGATCAGCTTTATGGTAGAAGGATACTGATTAATTAAGTTATCAATGACAAGGACATTGATGCAAACTGTAATGCATGACTATTGCAAAGATTAATCTTCTAGTGAGAAACTTACAGTACTGAGATTCATCGTAGGCCTTGGAATGGATTAACTAAATGGTGATCTATTTTAGCGAAAGGTGAGTCGCCGGTAAGAAAAAGATGACATTCGTTCTGTGAGTGACAATTTGTGAAACGATATGACAATTCTATTCAAACATGGACAACAGGACAAGTATGAAATCACCACAAGTGAATATTTACAATCTGGTTCATCGTAATAAGAGGATGAACAAGGCAGCAAATGACTTGGCCATGCACAGAAATATACTTTAAATATGGGACTTTGACTATTTGATACTTTAACCAACTATTCAAATTTCAATTGCTCTTTTCTTTGGCGCGTAGCTTGCAAAGATTTCCAGCTGGAGATCACCAAACCCACCCAAATCCCAAGATGAGTCTTGCTGTCCAAGAAACAAACAAATTTCTCAATCTCTCAATTACACTAATCACAAACTAATTTTAGCTTACAAATATTCAAATTTTATTCTTCCAATTTTCTCATCTTACACTAATCTAAACCCTTAAAACCCATCTTTAAGAAAACCAAAACTAATTTACTCCAATTTCATGTTTCGCGTTATAAATCATATTTCTCACTAGTTTGTGACTAATAGGTTTGAGGGTTTATGAGGACGTGAGTTTTTATTATTTTTTTATTAGATATTATGGTGGTTTCCAACATGAATACATTCGTTATCAACTCGTTAATTTGATCGATGTGACTATCTCACCATGATACATAATGAATACATTCGTTACTAACTTGCAAATCTAAACGATATACAGACCGAACTATATGCGTTAATAACTCGTTGCTGTCATTTTATTAAAAGTGTAAGAAACATGACAAAGCTACCTGTTTTCCAAAACAAACATTTATTCTCATTTTTCAAAAATAAGGAAAAGAATAAAGAATTCTCTTGGTATTTAAAGCTCTTGCTTCGTAGCTGAAGCTCAGTAGCTAAAACCCTGATCATCATCATCATCACCAATAATGTCACAGACCCGTTTCCACAAGGGTGACCAAGTCGAGGTCACAACCTCCGTCCACGGCGGCTCCACCGGCCCCTACTACCCAGCCACCGTGCTCCGTCCCGTCATCAAAGACAAGTCCCACATCTTCGTCGAGTACCAAACCCAAACAGCCCCCGGCAGAGCCCCAAAACCCTTGAAGGAGATTGTGCTGCTCACCAATGTACGTCCCACGCCGCCCAGGGAGCTCCACCGCCCCTTCAAAGTCGGCGATGACGTGGACGCTTTCCGAGCAAAGGGGTGGTACCGTGGAACAGTGAGGGATATTTTGGAGAATTCCAAGTACTTGGTGGTGGTGGATGGTCAAGCTGACCAGGAATTTGAGTGTGACCATTTTGATTTGAGGGTTCATAGGGAGTGGGATGATGGGTCTTGGGTGCCTCCTCTTCTTCCGGAAGAGGTATAATATTTGTGGTTAATGGGTTTCTGTTTTTGGTTTTGTTTTAGTATTGAATGTCTGATGCTTTTGTTGTGTGCTTGTGATTTTAGTTCTGGGTTTTGGATGTGCTTGTGAGATTGTAGAAGTTTGGTTTGGAATTGATTCAGGGGAATGCTAGTAAGTGTTTGTTTTTGAGTTCATTTTTAAAATGGTTTGTAGAAATTTACAGGTGAATATTTGATATAATGTGTAGTATTGAGGGTAGTACCCCTTCATGTTTGGATTTTGGAAGTAGAAAAGGATTTGGGTTTGAAATTGATGATGATATGCATTAGGTAATATGCTTTATATATATGTTAGATTATTGCTGCAAGTGGAAGGAATCCAATTAGAATACTAGTATTGTTTTTTCAGGTGATTGACCATGTGCTATCTTGGGTCAACAAGGAAAATGGTTTTAAATATTGGTTTAGTTTATGGTGTTTGCTTCCTGATATTGATGTTTTGGTGATTCAGTGCTTCCAAGTGCTTGATATGTATGTATTTGACTGGTTTGTTGTATGCATTATGTGGGCTTACTTATGGAAGCTTGAATTGCAGAAAAAATCACCTGAGGTGGTGAAATCCAGAAAGATAACGATTAAAATAAGGGATAAGAAGGAAACTATGGGAGCAAGCTTTAAAAGCGGGACTCTAGAGGATGATCAGGAATTAGAGTCTGAGCAGCTTAATTTGAGGTGTCACAGAGAGTGGGATGACCGGTCTTCAATCCCTCCTCTTCCAAAAGAGGTACATTGTTTTCTAACTTCTCCAACTGTTTTGTCAATGGATAATTTTCTCAATAAAGCTGTTGGTGTTTGCATGGTTGTGAATCTTGTTCTGGATCTTTGATATACTTGTGAAATTATTGAAGTTTGCTTTGTGATTGTCCTATATCGGTCTAGCTTGTGTTTTAGGGCAATGCCAGCAAGTGTTTGTTGGAGTTCATTATATCTATGGTTGTGGTGTTTTCTGGCAATAGAAATGTTCATGCATATACCAAGCACAATGTGTAGTAGTTAGATTGTTCATTCATGTTTGCAAATACAAGATGGAATAGCTTTCTCTATGGTCCAATTTACCAATTTAAAAAATTGTTTTCCATGCAATTGACCATCTGCCTAAAAGAAATATGCCTTTGGTCAAGAAGGAAAGTGGTTTGGGTGTTGCTAAATGTACCCAGCAAAAATCTAAGTACACCCAGCAACATAGTTTTTGTTCCTCACATTCGAATTCTACACCTTTAGTACACCCAGCAACAAGAAAAAAGAAAACAGATAAAAATAGAAAAAAGAAAATATATTGGCAGTTCATAAGTGTTTCATGATTTTCAGAGCTTCTCATTCGCTTACCTCTGGTCAGAGATTCATACTAACCATTTGTTCACAGAACCTTCTTTAATCTTCTCAAAGATGGATTGGGTTATCTTTATTATAGAGGAGGAGATCAACGGCCTCGTAATAGATTCTATGTTTTGTATTGACTGGAAACTTGTTCTTTAATTTGTTTTAGATACTGTAAACTTCTGAAATTATAATAATCATCTTATTGATTAGGTTGTCAATAATTAATATATATGAATTGTTATCACTTCAAAGATTATCAACATGTCATCGTATGAAAGTAGAACAGATTGAGATGATGAGGGTGAAGGAATTGAAGTTGACTTGATGGCTCCAGAATCTTTGGTGTTTTTTCCTTTCATCTTAGTTGACATCATCTAAAAGAAACAAAGTTAAGAGAATAGACAAGAGATGATGATTGACGAAGAAGAAGAAATACTGAATTGATGATAAAAGAGGTAGAACCGTAGGAGATGCAGAAGCGTTCTGGAGTTAAGCGTTGAATGCAGTTACCTTTCTTAATTGTTTTTTATAAATAAAATACTGAATGATAATAGTCTGAGGGGTAATACTGGAAATAAGAGACAAATTTTATGTTGCTGGGTGCACTTAGATTTCTGCTGGGTTCAAATAGCAACACCCAAATGGTTTAAATCAAAAGTCAATTTTAAGTTGCATATGGTGTCAACAAAAGCTTGCTTTATGGTCTATTGATGTTCTGGCAATTTAGTGCTTGATATATAATAGTTGCTATTATGTATTTTCTTGTTATACATGTCTAGGTAATCTATATATGCTCACTTTACGAAATTATGAATTGCAGCTGAAGTCATCTGGGGTGGTGAATAGCAGAAAGATAAGATTCAATTTAAGGGCCAAGAAGGAATCTATGAGGAAGAAATTTGAAAACGGGACTCGGGTGGAGGTTAGCAGTGATGAGGAGGGTTACAAGGGTGCTTGGTACACTGCTACTATAGTTGACTACATTGGGAAAGACAAGTTTCTGGTGGAATATGTATCCCTGGTAACTGAGGATAGAACCCAGCTCTTGCGAGAAGAAGCATTAGCAAGTTACATTAGGCCTTGTCCTCCTCCACTTCCACCAGTTGTTCAGTACAAACTTCTTCAGAAAGTCGATGCATGGTACAATGAGGGATGGTGGGAAGGATCCATTACCAAAGTTCTGACCGGCTCAAAGTACGTTGTGTATTTCAGCTCCAATGAAACATTAGAGTTCAAGCATTCTGATTTGAGGCTTCATCAGGACTGGCTTAATGGGCATTGGATAATGGATCCATGCCAGAACTTCTATGGGAATTAATGGTACGTTTCCTAACCACTAAGCAATCTTCTGAGTTTTGGACTTTTGGCATTCTGGTGTTTGCTTGTTAAGAGTACATTGCATGTGTGTGGTGTAAGATCATTAGATAGCATCACTTATAAGAGCTTTCTGAGTCACGCAGGTTTCCTGATATCCAAGTTATTGCAAAGATTTTTCTGCTGGGGAAAAGGAGAGAGCGAAACAATTTGAGGAGATTTGTAGGCTGTTGTGTAGTTATGTAGCTTTGTTCGATATGCTAGTGTTTAGCTTAGAAAATGGCCAGGAACATCTAACAACTGCTCTAAATGTTATTACGGAGATTTGCCTTGTGATTAATGTCGTAGCTGCTTTATCGAATTTAAGTTTCCCCTTCTGTAAAATGAAAACTTATTTATCTCTCGTCGATATTAGCTTATGAAACCAGTAGAACCATCATTGCTTTGCATTTTGAGTTACCCTCATGAAAATTAAGAATCAAGAACTCAAATTGACGACAAAGGATAGACCCAAAGCAAGTTAGACATAGTTCCACCGCTTAATTTCTGCTAAGCACAGAACATCCATAATCAATCTATAAAACCATAGAAAATTGATCAGGGAACACTTTCTCTACATTATAATGGAAGAAGAAACTAGTCTGTGAGATCAAGTTAGATGCGCGCGTGCTAAACATTATAATGAAAAGTCATTATCGCCCTCGGTCCAACTTATTTCCGGATACGTATCGGACAGTATAAAGCTGTTTTTGCCCGTATCCGGTCATATCAGTGCGTACCCGGTGCCTTATAGGTTCATAATCTGTTCTCAGATACGCCGGAAACGCGTCGAGAACGGCCGGGAACGTGTCGGAAACGCGTCTTTGGACCTTGGGGGCAATACTGACCTTTCAGCTTCTGAAACTCAATCACTGCTATAAGATATCATCAAAGACATTTTTACTCCACATATTCTTAAGAATTTGCATCCAATTCTCTGTTTTTCGATCCTCTGTAAATCCCCAATTTAAACCCATCGATCCCAATCTTCTATATGATAATATTCCCCGAATCGAATCAAAGATGCTATTTTTTCTCAACCTTTTTGGGTCAAAACGAACAGAAATGGCGCAACTTGGAACTGAAAAGTGAAAAGCCAGTTGTTCCCAATGCATCAAACGCGGTTTGATCAGGTACCCACATCGCAATTCTCATCTGGGTAAGCAATTTCATCATCTTTTTCCGCAATTTATGAAACTGGGTACTTTGGATTTTGTACATATTGGTTGAAATCTGAGTTATGAATTCACAAAGACATGGCTTTTTCCCGGACGAAGTCGTCCTTCAAATTCTTTCTAGGCTGCCGATTAAGTCACTTTTCAGGAGCAAAACTGTGTGCAAGCTTTGGTGTAGATTGGTTTCTGATAAGTATTTCATTCAGTTGTACAATGAATTGGCTGTGAAGAACTCTATGTTGTTGGTTGAGGTCTCCGAGTCGTCTGGTTTGAAATCCAGTTTGATTTGTGTTGATGATCAGAAGGGTGTTTGTGAATTTGACTTGGGCTTCTTGAAGGACAGGGTTAAGGTTAGAGCATCGTGTAATGGTTTGTTGTGTTGCTCTAGTATTCCTGATAAGGGTGTTTATTATGTTTGTAATCCTATGACTCGTGAGTTTAAGCTGCTTCCGAAGAGTAGGGAGAGGAATGTGACTCGGTTTTATCCTGATGGTGAGGCCACTTTGGTTGGATTGGCTTGCAATATGGCTTCACAAAAGTTTAATGTGGTCTTAGCTGGCTATCACCGCACTTTTGGTCATAGGCCGGATGGGACTTTTAAGTGTATGATATATGATTCTGAGACGAACAAATGGAGGAAGTTTATTACTTTTCAGGATGATCAGTTTAGCCATATGAATAAGAACCAGGTTGTGTTTGTGAATGGCATGCTTCATTGGTTGACGGGTGGTGGTTGTTCTTGTATACTTGTGCTTGATTTGGAGTATGATATGTGGAGGAAGATGTCGTTGCCTGATGAATTGAACTGTGGAATGGGGAATCGGTTTTACTTGTTGGAGTTGGATGGTTGCTTGTCTGTGATTCAGATTTCAGATACTTGGATGAAGATTTGGGTGTTGAAAGATTATGTGAGAGAGGAATGGCGTTTGGTTGATACTGTGAGTATGAGATGTATCAAAGGACTTGTTCCGGGGATTTTCCCCATATGTCAGACTGGTGAATATGTTATCTTAGCAACCCATAAGCAGATATTGGTGTTTCATCGCAAAAGTCGTGTGTGGAAAGAGATGTACTCAGTGAAGAACAGCTCTACACTCCCACTGTGGTACTCAGCTCATGCATTTCAGAGCACGATTTCTTCTTGCCATTGAGATATGATGTGCTTCTAATGAACTTCTGTATATATGTCTTAAGCTGGTTTGGTTCTCAACACTTGTGCTGTATAGAGTTTGGCATGGATCTGTTACTTCATTTTGGTTTTATGAATATGATGTTAAGTGAATAAGCTCATCAATCTTGTATTGTTAGTA from Fragaria vesca subsp. vesca linkage group LG3, FraVesHawaii_1.0, whole genome shotgun sequence harbors:
- the LOC101297044 gene encoding uncharacterized protein LOC101297044, coding for MSQTRFHKGDQVEVTTSVHGGSTGPYYPATVLRPVIKDKSHIFVEYQTQTAPGRAPKPLKEIVLLTNVRPTPPRELHRPFKVGDDVDAFRAKGWYRGTVRDILENSKYLVVVDGQADQEFECDHFDLRVHREWDDGSWVPPLLPEEKKSPEVVKSRKITIKIRDKKETMGASFKSGTLEDDQELESEQLNLRCHREWDDRSSIPPLPKELKSSGVVNSRKIRFNLRAKKESMRKKFENGTRVEVSSDEEGYKGAWYTATIVDYIGKDKFLVEYVSLVTEDRTQLLREEALASYIRPCPPPLPPVVQYKLLQKVDAWYNEGWWEGSITKVLTGSKYVVYFSSNETLEFKHSDLRLHQDWLNGHWIMDPCQNFYGN
- the LOC101297332 gene encoding F-box protein At5g49610-like isoform 1; protein product: MNSQRHGFFPDEVVLQILSRLPIKSLFRSKTVCKLWCRLVSDKYFIQLYNELAVKNSMLLVEVSESSGLKSSLICVDDQKGVCEFDLGFLKDRVKVRASCNGLLCCSSIPDKGVYYVCNPMTREFKLLPKSRERNVTRFYPDGEATLVGLACNMASQKFNVVLAGYHRTFGHRPDGTFKCMIYDSETNKWRKFITFQDDQFSHMNKNQVVFVNGMLHWLTGGGCSCILVLDLEYDMWRKMSLPDELNCGMGNRFYLLELDGCLSVIQISDTWMKIWVLKDYVREEWRLVDTVSMRCIKGLVPGIFPICQTGEYVILATHKQILVFHRKSRVWKEMYSVKNSSTLPLWYSAHAFQSTISSCH
- the LOC101296755 gene encoding beta-glucosidase-like SFR2, chloroplastic-like, encoding MAVVALFVTATKLAGLLATVTVAANVFSFSRYRKQNLRPFRSPINESDDTLADFNLNEGEDGFFFGLATAPAHVEDKLDDAWLQFAQENPCDKVESEGDRQPADAMMGSATADGGSQAAPPSGKPKKKKKPLKIAMEAMIRGYAKYVEGDTGEEDEEKPAPTEECHHKVAAWHNVEHPEERIKFWSDPDTELKLAKDTGVSVFRMGIDWSRVMPKEPLNGLAETVNYAALERYKWIISRVRSYGMKVMLTLFHHSLPPWAGEYGGWKSEKTVGYFLDFTRLVVDSVSDMIDYWIPFNEPHVFCMLTYCAGAWPGGHPDMLEAATSALPTGVFMQAMHWMAIAHLKAYDYIHEKSTSSKPLVGVAHHVSFMRPYGLFDVPSVLLANSMTIFPYVDSISDKLDFIGINYYGQEVVCGAGLKLVETDEYSESGRGIYPDGLYRMLLQFNDRYKHLNVPFIITENGVSDKTDIIRRPYLLEHLLAVHAAKIMGVRVLGYMFWTISDNWEWADGYGPKFGLVAVDRSKDLARIPRPSYHLFTKVVTTGKITRYDRARAWHQLQIAARAKETRSFYRAVNKNGLMYAGGLDEPIQRPYVERDWRFGHYEMEGLQDPLCRLWRFMTRPATATLNFRKRKPQMNEEDEALLAIQ
- the LOC101297332 gene encoding F-box protein At5g49610-like isoform 2; translated protein: MLLVEVSESSGLKSSLICVDDQKGVCEFDLGFLKDRVKVRASCNGLLCCSSIPDKGVYYVCNPMTREFKLLPKSRERNVTRFYPDGEATLVGLACNMASQKFNVVLAGYHRTFGHRPDGTFKCMIYDSETNKWRKFITFQDDQFSHMNKNQVVFVNGMLHWLTGGGCSCILVLDLEYDMWRKMSLPDELNCGMGNRFYLLELDGCLSVIQISDTWMKIWVLKDYVREEWRLVDTVSMRCIKGLVPGIFPICQTGEYVILATHKQILVFHRKSRVWKEMYSVKNSSTLPLWYSAHAFQSTISSCH